In Humulus lupulus chromosome 6, drHumLupu1.1, whole genome shotgun sequence, a single genomic region encodes these proteins:
- the LOC133783902 gene encoding protein PELPK1-like: MAYQRLPNIMLPFLILTCSFCISSIMVAEASRQLLETTPTFPKVPEIPKPELPKLPELPKFEIPKAPELPKPEAPKLPEVPHELPKLEIPNVPQVPNPEAPKLPELPHELSKPQIPKVPELPKPEAPKLPEVPKPELPNVSEQPKPEVPKLHELSHDDAPKVPELPKLDAPKLPELPKLEVPKLPEMPHEFPKLEIPKLPELPHELPKPTLPTIPGLSKDNSMPSHNTPPHTSKP, from the coding sequence ATGGCTTATCAACGCCTCCCAAACATCATGTTACCATTTCTGATTCTTACATGTTCATTCTGTATCAGCAGCATAATGGTTGCCGAAGCATCACGCCAGTTGTTAGAGACTACTCCTACCTTTCCAAAGGTACCTGAGATTCCAAAGCCCGAACTCCCCAAGTTGCCCGAGCTGCCAAAGTTTGAAATTCCTAAAGCTCCTGAACTACCAAAGCCTGAAGCCCCTAAATTGCCTGAGGTTCCTCATGAGCTGCCAAAGCTTGAAATTCCCAACGTTCCTCAAGTGCCGAATCCTGAAGCCCCAAAGTTGCCTGAGCTGCCTCATGAGCTGTCAAAGCCTCAAATTCCCAAGGTTCCTGAACTGCCAAAACCTGAAGCCCCAAAGTTGCCTGAGGTGCCAAAGCCTGAACTCCCAAATGTTTCTGAACAACCAAAGCCTGAAGTCCCTAAGTTGCATGAATTGAGCCATGATGATGCCCCTAAGGTACCCGAATTGCCAAAACTTGATGCCCCTAAGTTGCCTGAATTGCCAAAACTTGAAGTTCCTAAGTTGCCTGAAATGCCCCATGAATTTCCTAAGCTTGAGATTCCAAAATTACCTGAACTCCCACATGAGCTTCCTAAACCCACTTTGCCAACCATTCCTGGCCTTTCTAAGGACAACTCTATGCCTTCCCACAACACCCCACCTCACACCAGTAAGCCTTGA